One window from the genome of Mauremys mutica isolate MM-2020 ecotype Southern chromosome 4, ASM2049712v1, whole genome shotgun sequence encodes:
- the LOC123369615 gene encoding cilia- and flagella-associated protein 77-like: protein MLVSRRSAMEASRSPKPFQRLKKRHSATVICPPPLLPLRMAELRPGMENERAGVVRDTMLQNHLILKPELGKTRSRCTRLPGSDFVYGLTLRGTDGGVPEAIGHWNSVKPISKATKELPRDFVAMNHGAVVAGLVTTKEHYRYRQTHDIRCPEDDDRRFKRNPPRLPDAMTYGMPPRPSTPIIDVFQHKYKELWMEGQRAAAEARHKAKQKIRQRGKVYETYSTMLKKCKEPMQPDPLWHLPHFEKVGRHLDTFPSQEDREKAFKVNQSEAGVRCGTFAQGIYTSS from the coding sequence ATGCTAGTTTCTCGTCGATCAGCAATGGAAGCATCTAGGAGTCCAAAACCTTTTCAGAGGCTGAAAAAGAGGCACAGTGCTACCGTCATCTGTCCCCCGCCCCTACTGCCCTTGAGAATGGCTGAGCTCCGGCCCGGGATGGAAAACGAGAGAGCTGGAGTAGTGAGGGACACCATGCTCCAGAACCACCTCATCCTCAAGCCAGAGCTAGGAAAGACTCGCTCAAGGTGCACACGGCTGCCCGGATCTGATTTTGTGTATGGACTAACCCTTCGTGGGACCGATGGGGGAGTTCCTGAAGCAATAGGCCACTGGAACTCAGTGAAACCCATTAGCAAGGCCACAAAGGAGCTGCCGCGTGATTTTGTTGCCATGAACCATGGAGCAGTCGTAGCTGGTCTTGTCACAACAAAGGAACACTACCGGTACCGCCAAACCCATGACATCCGCTGTCCGGAAGATGATGACCGTCGCTTTAAAAGGAACCCGCCGCGTCTCCCTGATGCCATGACCTATGGAATGCCACCTCGCCCGTCCACCCCTATCATAGATGTTTTTCAGCACAAGTACAAGGAGCTTTGGATGGAGGGACAACGAGCAGCAGCCGAAGCTCGTCATAAGGCAAAACAGAAAATAAGACAGCGGGGGAAAGTATATGAAACGTATTCCACTATGCTGAAGAAATGCAAAGAGCCCATGCAGCCAGACCCACTTTGGCATTTGCCCCACTTTGAGAAAGTGGGTCGTCATCTCGATACCTTCCCAAGCCAAGAAGATCGGGAGAAGGCTTTCAAAGTCAATCAGTCAGAAGCTGGAGTACGATGTGGAACATTTGCCCAGGGCATTTATACAAGCAGCTGA